TCACCTTCTGCAGCTCGTCAGTTGGAGTTGTCGTCCAAATAGCACCAGAAGGCGCATCTAGAGAGCTAGAATTGCTTGTGTCAGAGATGAGTGTATGGTGGGTTTCGTGTGGCTGGAGCCGCTTTAGAGTGCGTAATGGAAATGAGCAATTCAAACTACTATGAAAAACTGGGTCGAGAAGCGGAAGTCATTCGATGAGGGAACGCACATCATATCGTGATGGCGATGATCAGAggtccaacgatatcaatggaATCGTATCCTGAAAATTTGAGGGTAATTGTCTCCTAAGAGGAACTAGTAACGGTGATGAAAAGCATGAAGAATAAAAATGCACCAGGTCCTGATGGTAACCCCAACATAGCTTCAAAAGTGGCGAATCAACCATTCCCGGATATGTTTGTAACGGTGCTGCTGAAATGCCTAGACGAAGGCCACCTTCCTTGCAAGTGCAATATCTAGAAGCTGATGTCGCAGAAACCAGGAAAGCCGGGTGGCGGGTGATCCAGCTTCATACAGACGCTCATATGTCTACAGGATACAGTTGGAGGGCTATCGGAGAGAATCCTCATCCTCAATAGGTTTACTAAATTAACGGAGATCGAACAGCATAACGAAGTAATAAGGAGTTACTTTTAGTAGTGATGTACTTGAGTTGGCGAGTCCCATACTCTGCCATGGGGTTACACATGTTTACACACCAGTAAACAAtacaaaaaacgactacaggtCAGAATTTAGAAGCTTGAATCTGATCTTTGAATCTTGGTGAACACAACCTATACTGCAGTATATGCACTTTCCAATTAGACTAAAGTTGGGGGTTTTcctagccacattggttgcgcgttcgcttagtaagcgatcgatcgtgagttcaaaactcagggccctcattgaccttttttgtgttgttacagaataagtacgtccacgcaacaatcatcagcgatggagaccgatccacggtcgaaataagatcgatttatccacacaactgctctgctctgcaaatcAGGCTGCtgttcaacaatgatcaatcaactgtcttcgctgtccggtctaactggataatggaagaacagaaggaaaactctcaCGCCTaataaatggctactgtgtagatgtgtaccatatgcaatggtatacaAGGGAATACGctaaacgccgaaaaatggcaactgtgtaatgtgctaattatatatatgataaacatgtgacatgtacacgattaaaattcggctttgttacagctaaaatgctaatgagcctaaaataaacaaaagggataaaaaagacTAAAGTTgcccatagacgttcaatattatgGCGCAATATGTAGAACATCATCCCAGCCAAGTTAGAGCCATCATCCACTGTGTCATCTGTCTGGGAAACAAAGCTGTGAGGCCGCTTAAAACATTAATTTAATACAATTTTGTGACATAGTGATTTTCCGGAAAACCTCGTAGCTTTATTTCCCAGACAGACGACACAGAGGATGATGGTACCTATAACCTGGCTGCGATGATGTTCTACATGGTCAGTGAAAACTTGTGCCAAAACTTCATTGACACATTTAAATTAAATAATCATAGCATCAAACAGGATTTGTTTATGTATTTTTTCTCACCTAAaatggtgaaaaaaaatattgcttatTGGAGCGCCAGTGTCTGAACTATTTTGACAAATCGAGTTCTATCTCACAAAACAAACAATTCGAGCAAAAAACAAACGATCAAGCTACATCGATGTGAAACAAGCAGCCATGAAGTTTTCTAGCTGAGTGTGCTTAAGTTTTGCGATAAAAGCATGGCAAATTAGTGCGAATTTGTTATGattataaagttttttttaggaTATAAGGTCAGTtatggtttttattttattttatttatacttgGTGTTTTTCACATATTGCATGATTCAATATCGATATACACATAACTGAGCAATACAACACTTTGAAAACGTATTTGAATTGTTCATTGTTCAGTGCTAGCTACAGCATAATTTCAATACTAACAAACTCAATTCTGCAGTAATTAGTTTaacgaaatattcaaaaatcaaatataaattcatgaaaaaagaTAAAAATGATAATAAGTTTAGATCAATTTCCGGTTCATGGTTGGCATGCATGACCCGACggaaaaattatgttcacgaatgaaaaaaatgagacATTAATTTAACGAATTCAACAATCATGTTTCTGggaatatttttttgtcgaCAATTCTATTGTTCCAGGGTAAAATCCAAAACCACGTGTTGTGTGTCTCTGGTTCGGAATCCATCGACATGAAGCAAATCATCGATTTTGTGCTGAACTTTGCGAGTGCATAAAGGTTGGGGAAGGTCCACTGTGGAGAAATAAGAGAGGTAGAAATAAACAACCTCATTCAGTTTCCATCGTCTTTCTTCTTACTGCATACTGTCTGTTCGATGTGCGTTGGATTCCAGCAAGCACACCTGCAGCTGCAGACGGTTATTGACCGCGGGTTAAACATATGATTTATAAAGTTTCGTTGTTTCATGGGTGGATTGGGTGAAGAGAAATACACAAGGATATCGGGaagcaaaataaattttaaacacCTACAAATACTAATGTATCCATTTAACAATCAATTATATCGAGATCTCGAATATGGTCCTCTTGAGCGCCGCTGTTGCCTTCTTGAATGATTCACAGGGTATCGATATACCggtccttcatcatcatcgctTGAACTATCTGGCTCTGATTGTTCACGGGGCTCTTCATCCCCATCTGAGAAACTTTCCAAGCTCGGAACGGATTGTTCCTCCTCTTCCTCCTCTGAATTGTCCTCGACAAGTGAATTCGATTCTGATTCCGGTCGGTAAAGAACGGTGAGGTCTACAATCGACTGTATCTCTTCATCAGACGAAGATTCACTGGGTTCACTATCGTCTAGCCGGTGTCTGCACGTTGGGCATTCATCTTTCAATTCCAACCACCTGTCTATACAGTCGGAATGAAAACTGTGAGCACACGTCAAAAATTTAGGTTCTCCAAGTACAGGTTCCAGACAAATAACACAATTGCTACAGGAAAAAATAACTTCAATACATTATATTATGTTATGTACGGCTAGCTGCTCTACCTTCGTTTTACCGATACAGGACAATTTGGTTCAGTCATGTTAACGAAATTTATTTGGTTCTTGCGAATAGCTTTGACAATTTCGTGATACGTCATTCTGCCCGCGTGCTGAGATTTcgataatttttgaaaattgtgaaaaaatttgaaattaattttgtaaaaatCTCTATATGATTCCTAGAACATCGGCCACGTTGTTCCCATGAATCGAGTTTCTAAAGAAATCACTATTTGGGTGGTGTTATGTTTTGGACACTTCCTACATTTGTTTACAATGTGGAtaagaaaattttctattattttctTCCTACCCTGCTCGTTTCCGACATCCGAAAAAAGCTGcgtttacattgaataaaatagtatggAGTTCAATATTTGCTAACTAACTCTATATGTATCTTTTGCTTCTGAAGCGTTTcgtatcatattttctatacATACTTACTTCGTTCGCTGTTGCTGAGAGAGGACCACATGGGACAGTGATTAGCATCGTCGGGTGCTCCCCGATTCATCTGAGAAAATTTACGTGCAGATAGGTAACACTGAAAGGTCTTTTTACTTCTCGTGACGGAACTTATTTGTGATAAAATTTCATTATTGAAAAACTATTAGGTTTCCGCCAATCGATTTCAGACTATCTCCACCTGATCGATCGTCGCTTACTACCCAGACTGATCAACGCACTAATGCTCAGTACTTGTCGTACTCACAACTTTACGATTTCCTCGTTAACTACCAGAAAGTGGATGGCTAAATACGTGTGCCAACAATTACCTATTGGCAACATCGGATGGCGCGTATGACATCATTGCGTTCTCCGAAACTAAGTTGGACGATAGAACTCTCTCAAGTCAGATTCTCGGTCAGTACTACGAAGTTTTCCGATGTCATCGTTCCCCGTACAACAGTCGTAAAGCAACTGGAGGTGGCGTTTTATTGGCAGTTCGACAGGATCTGAAGGCACGGATTATCGAGAATGTCACTTGGCGCACTGTAGAACAGGTCTGGGTGGAAATCGAACTCGTTGGTCATAAACTCTTCTTCTGTGTGGTGTACTTTCCTACTGATCGTATCAATGATTCTTCTTTGATAGGAGACCACATCAAATCTGTAGAAACTGTCTGTGGTTTTGCCGCTGCAGTCGacgaaataataattattggtGACTTCAATCTCCCGTGTCTTAGCTGGCGTTCTTCGATGAATGGGTTCTTATTCGCTGATCCCGCGCACTCGCAGATTAACTCAACCGCCTTGGAGTTCCTGGACAGCTACAGTACTGTCACTCTTCGACAGATCAACAGTGAaccgaatgaaaataattgcatTCTGGACTTGTGCTTTGTCAGTTCTACAGACCAAGCTCCTAGTCTGGTGTTAGCGCCGACCCCTTTAGTCAAGGTTGTACGGTATCATCCTCCATTACTGATATCGTACGAAAGGAGTAAAACATCTTTAACCCTTTCATGACGGCAGTGTGCTCTGTCGAAGTGCttcccctgtacggagcactgcgccggaaagtatgcacatcgcgctgatgtgatcgaagagcagtatgaattttatgtagtctaaagacgacgctcgtacacacagctcgtcccgcggatgtcgtctatagacgacgctcgtaacgaaagggttaagagACTATCCTGTGTATGTTAGCTACAATTTTTACAAAGCTGACTATTCTAGCATCTCTGATGGTTTGAATGAAATCAACTGGGACGAAATTTTAAATAACGACGACGCTAACAGCACAGTGCAGACGTTATCCAATGTGTTGGCTTACGTCATTGATCGAGAAGTTTCCAAAAAGGTTCATACTCCTGCTATCCCGACTCTgtccacttttttttaaacttgttACTTATAATGTAAACtaccaaaaatcacaatttttattatcatatgacAAATTTAATTTACGAGTGAGATTTTTTATCAGAGTATTCAAAATGTTCTTTTttctaaatagttcattgatttttcaacaactttgtcaaacatattTCAATTAAACATCTGGATTAATCTTTCTCAATGTCCTTTTctaaaatcagtcgtaatatAAATTGGTATAtgacaatgaaaattgtgattttatgtAGTTTCCATTACAAGTaacaagtttaaaaaaaataggagaGAGTCGGGTTAATGGCcgactgatttggcgtggaattgctttaTACAAActtttttcgtgaaaagtcacatcaattagcatattAAATCTGTTAACACTGGAGTCACCTTTTACGCGGTtaatacgtgccgcgtaaagaAAACCACGTGATTTCGGCGTCAACTCCAAAATCAACGTAAAAAACCGCCTAAAtgctcaaaacagagtaaaaaAAATCCGCATTAAAAAAACGGGGAAAAAGTGAATTCAGTGTACTTTATAATTTATAAACTTTTCGTTGGTTAAGTGACTTGGCATCATTTTCGCATCTAAATTTAACAAAATATACAGACATAAAATTCGGcgaatatcaagtgtaattaacaaTTACACAAATGTAAATCACCTAAAACTACTTACAAAAGCTTACAAATAAAAGTAGGTAATACATgtttgaacaaataaaaataaatcgcaaagtaaagataaaaaaattacaattcagtGTGATGGATGAACTTGGTGGTTATCTACCAATCCATCTAAATCcggttcaatattggtgagCTGAACCCTTAAATCTCCGCATTCGTTGGTTTTCaaacagttttttgttttgtcaaaatGTTTGTAACCACATTGAAGCCTTTTCGACAAGGCATCAAGATGAAAAATATATCTTCCAGCAATACTCCACAATACTATGTTTCAATGTTGGTAGAGCTTCTGCTCAAGCTCCTCATCTGTGCAGAAGGTAACCATCTCTTCTTGCATCGTCACATTGGCTTCTTCCGTGGCTGAGATATTGTAGagatttattattcattagGGAGTGTGTAAATTTAGGATAATCTCAATCCTCTTAGTTTACTTAGTTTCGTCCTTGTGTAATGCATCGTAAAAAACGAAATCAACGAAAACGGAACATTTATAACTTTTCGGTAACAAGTTTCCTGGTAACTAAccattttgtaaattctttttcaatcactttactTCAGTTCACTGTATTTAGCTATGTAATCActttgtaatctcttgaattaaattaataGATGAGTGTATTAGCATTCAAGCTCCAATGGAGCTTCACAAAGCATTATCACAATATGCACAAAAAAAACTGTACATTACTGAGCTTAGACTTGCGGGagcaaagcagaagagaaatgtGAAGTTAGCTATGTCCGTAGACTTCGCTTTTGCATagatttttacgtaggactacgtctttcattactgtaacgggtgtaaattcaaagtttcaaaaacaaGAGGTAACATCGGAGGTACAAGTTTTTGAACGTTAGTAACGCTTTGCCGGCTAatcgaagtggtatgataatcacgtcattcgaaagataaagtgTCTACGAGTGATGTTTTTCCAGAACTGGCAACCTACGTGCAAGAAGTAAAATATTAGGAGCATGTTTGGACTTGAATTTAATCATGACTACTTTCTATTAAATGGCGTATTTGTGTCAAGTATagcacaagtcaaaacgtgcctGAAGGGCCTGTACGCACAAACACATTATATTGCACGAACTtgttcaggttttttttacttGCGGATTTTCTAATCTTGTACGAACTTATGAACATATGTCGATGAAccttgttgagtttttgaaaagtacaac
The Toxorhynchites rutilus septentrionalis strain SRP chromosome 2, ASM2978413v1, whole genome shotgun sequence genome window above contains:
- the LOC129765306 gene encoding E3 ubiquitin-protein ligase RNF13-like, with protein sequence MTEPNCPVSVKRSNCVICLEPVLGEPKFLTCAHSFHSDCIDRWLELKDECPTCRHRLDDSEPSESSSDEEIQSIVDLTVLYRPESESNSLVEDNSEEEEEEQSVPSLESFSDGDEEPREQSEPDSSSDDDEGPVYRYPVNHSRRQQRRSRGPYSRSRYN